A single genomic interval of Sceloporus undulatus isolate JIND9_A2432 ecotype Alabama chromosome 2, SceUnd_v1.1, whole genome shotgun sequence harbors:
- the LARP4 gene encoding la-related protein 4 isoform X2: MLERLQKARLWKFNFLIFWLGLLCVKMVTSKGASLNPNAKVWQESVQGNSEAAPATNGTEQSWQETATVPSNCTEGNAEVADDGAKQYEAMYSSSELSRNSSGVEETAANGMVLAQEDLGYQLYDVSGESSTLIPPEDLKECLKKQLEFCFSRENLSKDLYLMSQMDSDQFIPIWTIANMEGIKKLTTNMDLIVEVLRSSPIVQVDEKGEKVRPNHKRCIIILREIPETTPVEEVKALFKNESCPKVISCEFAHNNNWYITFQSDTDAQQAFKYLREEVKTFQGKPIMARIKAINTFFAKNGYRVVDSSVYVQPVQTQAQFASPLFMQPVYSPQQYSIYSLVPQTWSPNPAPYFETPLAPFPNGGFVNGFSSPGSYKTSAAALSISRPFHRNRVKPHFRLSSNSEHSAEITSAVNTVPVGDGQLHRANSRNFQTDRQANTLSGNQEQSYSLKDSSVTQMEQNGDYGMGRGRRNIFRGRRRREDDRFSRPQPSVETKTLTPKFDLLASNFPPLPGSMIKTQGDPALESRMSDIVKGISKEKENKELTVNCLTSTQEEQGQTVHPVVSASSPCGIDVPGLSATQPDKKLEEVHVQKEAASQTSPPSSVCPLSTVKSPRTNTTSSTTGANTMPTLTVQEPRKLSYAEVCQKPPKEIAPVPVQPLRELRTNVTSPAKIEENGTHEKTGEKTHEKHEGRVKDFAAFKGSGPPKGGPAGKIREQRRQCGHRSSPQGAPRRIGKEQYGPPRSPKEN, translated from the exons TATTTTCTGGCTTGGGCTTCTCTGTGTCAAGATG GTAACATCGAAAGGTGCCAGCTTAAATCCTAATGCAAAAGTATGGCAGGAAAGCGTGCAAGGAAACTCAGAAGCGGCACCAGCAACTAATGGCACTGAGCAGTCATGGCAAGAGACAGCAACTGTGCCAAGCAATTGTACAGAGG GTAATGCTGAGGTTGCAGATGATGGTGCTAAGCAGTATGAAGCAATGTATTCATCTTCTGAACTGTCTAGAAACAGTTCAGGGGTTGAGGAAACAGCTGCTAATGGCATGGTTTTGGCACAGGAGGATCTTGGATACCAACTCTATGATGTTTCTG GTGAAAGCAGTACTCTCATTCCTCCAGAAGACCTGAAAGAATGTTTGAAGAAACAACTAGAGTTCTGCTTCTCACG TGAGAATCTATCCAAGGATCTTTACTTGATGTCTCAAATGGACAGTGATCAATTTATTCCAATATGGACAATCGCCAACATGGAAGGAATTAAGAAACTGACAACCAATATGGATCTTATTGTGGAAGTACTGAGAT cTTCTCCTATAGTCCAAGTAgatgagaaaggagaaaaagttaGGCCAAACCACAAACGATGCATTATTATTCTTCGTGAGATCCCTGAAACAACACCAGTGGAG GAAGTAAAGGCactgtttaaaaatgaaagctgTCCCAAAGTGATAAGTTGTGAATTTGCTCACAATAACAACTGGTACATTACATTCCAGTCAGATACTGATGCACAGCAG GCTTTTAAATACTTACGGGAAGAAGTTAAAACCTTTCAGGGCAAGCCAATAATG GCCAGGATAAAAGCCATCAACACATTTTTTGCAAAGAATGGTTACCGGGTGGTGGATTCCAGTGTATACGTTCAACCCGTTCAAACACAAGCACAGTTTGCCTCACCACTGTTTATGCAGCCTGTATATAGTCCTCAGCAGTACTCCATCTACAGTCTTGTGCCTCAGACATGGTCTCCAAACCCTGCACCTTATTTTGAAACACCACTA GCTCCATTTCCCAATGGTGGATTTGTTAATGGCTTCAGCTCACCAGGTTCATACAAGACAAGTGCTGCCGCTTTGAGTATAAGCCGCCCATTCCATAGAAATCG TGTGAAGCCTCATTTTCGTTTGTCGAGCAACTCTGAACACTCAGCGGAAATAACATCCGCAGTCAACACTGTGCCAGTAGGGGATGGACAATTGCACAGAGCCAACTCCAGGAATTTTCAGACAGATCGGCAAGCTAATACATTATCAGGAAATCAAGAGCAAAGCTATTCACTGAAGGATTCTTCTGTCACTCAGATGGAGCAGAATGGTGATTATGGCATGGGCAGAGGAAG GAGGAATATTTTCAGAGGTCGAAGGAGACGGGAAGATGACAGATTTTCA CGACCTCAGCCTTCAGTTGAAACCAAGACGTTGACACCAAAGTTTGACTTACTTGCCTCGAATTTCCCTCCCTTGCCTGGTAGCATGATAAAAACACAAGGAGACCCAGCCTTGGAGAGCCGGATGTCAGACATTGTTAAAGGAATAAGCAAAGAAAAG GAAAACAAAGAGTTGACAGTCAATTGTCTAACATCTACTCAGGAAGAGCAGGGGCAAACTGTTCATCCTGTTGTGAGTGCCAGTTCTCCCTGTGGGATTGATGTTCCTGGATTAAG TGCCACGCAGCCAGACAAGAAGCTAGAAGAGGTCcatgtgcaaaaagaagctgcaagccAGACTTCTCCACCTTCATCGGTATGTCCCCTTAGTACTGTAAAGTCACCTCGGACAAACACCACTTCATCCACAACTGGTGCAAACACAATGCCTACTTTGACAGTACAG GAACCCAGGAAACTCAGTTATGCTGAAGTCTGCCAGAAACCCCCAAAAGAAATAGCTCCAGTTCCTGTTCAGCCACTTAGGGAGCTGCGTACTAATGTAACTTCGCCTGCCAAAATAGAAGAAAATGGCACCCATGAGAAGACTGGAGAGAAGACACATGAGAAACATGAAGGACGGGTGAAGGACTTTGCTGCCTTCAAGGGCAGTGGGCCTCCTAAGGGGGGACCTGCAGGAAAAATCAGGGAACAGAGGCGCCAGTGTGGACATAGGTCTTCTCCTCAGGGAGCGCCTCGGCGTATTGGCAAGGAACAATATGGGCCACCTCGATCACCAAAGGAAAACTGA
- the LARP4 gene encoding la-related protein 4 isoform X1, which translates to MLERLQKARLWKFNFLIFWLGLLCVKMQVTSKGASLNPNAKVWQESVQGNSEAAPATNGTEQSWQETATVPSNCTEGNAEVADDGAKQYEAMYSSSELSRNSSGVEETAANGMVLAQEDLGYQLYDVSGESSTLIPPEDLKECLKKQLEFCFSRENLSKDLYLMSQMDSDQFIPIWTIANMEGIKKLTTNMDLIVEVLRSSPIVQVDEKGEKVRPNHKRCIIILREIPETTPVEEVKALFKNESCPKVISCEFAHNNNWYITFQSDTDAQQAFKYLREEVKTFQGKPIMARIKAINTFFAKNGYRVVDSSVYVQPVQTQAQFASPLFMQPVYSPQQYSIYSLVPQTWSPNPAPYFETPLAPFPNGGFVNGFSSPGSYKTSAAALSISRPFHRNRVKPHFRLSSNSEHSAEITSAVNTVPVGDGQLHRANSRNFQTDRQANTLSGNQEQSYSLKDSSVTQMEQNGDYGMGRGRRNIFRGRRRREDDRFSRPQPSVETKTLTPKFDLLASNFPPLPGSMIKTQGDPALESRMSDIVKGISKEKENKELTVNCLTSTQEEQGQTVHPVVSASSPCGIDVPGLSATQPDKKLEEVHVQKEAASQTSPPSSVCPLSTVKSPRTNTTSSTTGANTMPTLTVQEPRKLSYAEVCQKPPKEIAPVPVQPLRELRTNVTSPAKIEENGTHEKTGEKTHEKHEGRVKDFAAFKGSGPPKGGPAGKIREQRRQCGHRSSPQGAPRRIGKEQYGPPRSPKEN; encoded by the exons TATTTTCTGGCTTGGGCTTCTCTGTGTCAAGATG CAGGTAACATCGAAAGGTGCCAGCTTAAATCCTAATGCAAAAGTATGGCAGGAAAGCGTGCAAGGAAACTCAGAAGCGGCACCAGCAACTAATGGCACTGAGCAGTCATGGCAAGAGACAGCAACTGTGCCAAGCAATTGTACAGAGG GTAATGCTGAGGTTGCAGATGATGGTGCTAAGCAGTATGAAGCAATGTATTCATCTTCTGAACTGTCTAGAAACAGTTCAGGGGTTGAGGAAACAGCTGCTAATGGCATGGTTTTGGCACAGGAGGATCTTGGATACCAACTCTATGATGTTTCTG GTGAAAGCAGTACTCTCATTCCTCCAGAAGACCTGAAAGAATGTTTGAAGAAACAACTAGAGTTCTGCTTCTCACG TGAGAATCTATCCAAGGATCTTTACTTGATGTCTCAAATGGACAGTGATCAATTTATTCCAATATGGACAATCGCCAACATGGAAGGAATTAAGAAACTGACAACCAATATGGATCTTATTGTGGAAGTACTGAGAT cTTCTCCTATAGTCCAAGTAgatgagaaaggagaaaaagttaGGCCAAACCACAAACGATGCATTATTATTCTTCGTGAGATCCCTGAAACAACACCAGTGGAG GAAGTAAAGGCactgtttaaaaatgaaagctgTCCCAAAGTGATAAGTTGTGAATTTGCTCACAATAACAACTGGTACATTACATTCCAGTCAGATACTGATGCACAGCAG GCTTTTAAATACTTACGGGAAGAAGTTAAAACCTTTCAGGGCAAGCCAATAATG GCCAGGATAAAAGCCATCAACACATTTTTTGCAAAGAATGGTTACCGGGTGGTGGATTCCAGTGTATACGTTCAACCCGTTCAAACACAAGCACAGTTTGCCTCACCACTGTTTATGCAGCCTGTATATAGTCCTCAGCAGTACTCCATCTACAGTCTTGTGCCTCAGACATGGTCTCCAAACCCTGCACCTTATTTTGAAACACCACTA GCTCCATTTCCCAATGGTGGATTTGTTAATGGCTTCAGCTCACCAGGTTCATACAAGACAAGTGCTGCCGCTTTGAGTATAAGCCGCCCATTCCATAGAAATCG TGTGAAGCCTCATTTTCGTTTGTCGAGCAACTCTGAACACTCAGCGGAAATAACATCCGCAGTCAACACTGTGCCAGTAGGGGATGGACAATTGCACAGAGCCAACTCCAGGAATTTTCAGACAGATCGGCAAGCTAATACATTATCAGGAAATCAAGAGCAAAGCTATTCACTGAAGGATTCTTCTGTCACTCAGATGGAGCAGAATGGTGATTATGGCATGGGCAGAGGAAG GAGGAATATTTTCAGAGGTCGAAGGAGACGGGAAGATGACAGATTTTCA CGACCTCAGCCTTCAGTTGAAACCAAGACGTTGACACCAAAGTTTGACTTACTTGCCTCGAATTTCCCTCCCTTGCCTGGTAGCATGATAAAAACACAAGGAGACCCAGCCTTGGAGAGCCGGATGTCAGACATTGTTAAAGGAATAAGCAAAGAAAAG GAAAACAAAGAGTTGACAGTCAATTGTCTAACATCTACTCAGGAAGAGCAGGGGCAAACTGTTCATCCTGTTGTGAGTGCCAGTTCTCCCTGTGGGATTGATGTTCCTGGATTAAG TGCCACGCAGCCAGACAAGAAGCTAGAAGAGGTCcatgtgcaaaaagaagctgcaagccAGACTTCTCCACCTTCATCGGTATGTCCCCTTAGTACTGTAAAGTCACCTCGGACAAACACCACTTCATCCACAACTGGTGCAAACACAATGCCTACTTTGACAGTACAG GAACCCAGGAAACTCAGTTATGCTGAAGTCTGCCAGAAACCCCCAAAAGAAATAGCTCCAGTTCCTGTTCAGCCACTTAGGGAGCTGCGTACTAATGTAACTTCGCCTGCCAAAATAGAAGAAAATGGCACCCATGAGAAGACTGGAGAGAAGACACATGAGAAACATGAAGGACGGGTGAAGGACTTTGCTGCCTTCAAGGGCAGTGGGCCTCCTAAGGGGGGACCTGCAGGAAAAATCAGGGAACAGAGGCGCCAGTGTGGACATAGGTCTTCTCCTCAGGGAGCGCCTCGGCGTATTGGCAAGGAACAATATGGGCCACCTCGATCACCAAAGGAAAACTGA
- the LARP4 gene encoding la-related protein 4 isoform X3 encodes MLLFVEQVTSKGASLNPNAKVWQESVQGNSEAAPATNGTEQSWQETATVPSNCTEGNAEVADDGAKQYEAMYSSSELSRNSSGVEETAANGMVLAQEDLGYQLYDVSGESSTLIPPEDLKECLKKQLEFCFSRENLSKDLYLMSQMDSDQFIPIWTIANMEGIKKLTTNMDLIVEVLRSSPIVQVDEKGEKVRPNHKRCIIILREIPETTPVEEVKALFKNESCPKVISCEFAHNNNWYITFQSDTDAQQAFKYLREEVKTFQGKPIMARIKAINTFFAKNGYRVVDSSVYVQPVQTQAQFASPLFMQPVYSPQQYSIYSLVPQTWSPNPAPYFETPLAPFPNGGFVNGFSSPGSYKTSAAALSISRPFHRNRVKPHFRLSSNSEHSAEITSAVNTVPVGDGQLHRANSRNFQTDRQANTLSGNQEQSYSLKDSSVTQMEQNGDYGMGRGRRNIFRGRRRREDDRFSRPQPSVETKTLTPKFDLLASNFPPLPGSMIKTQGDPALESRMSDIVKGISKEKENKELTVNCLTSTQEEQGQTVHPVVSASSPCGIDVPGLSATQPDKKLEEVHVQKEAASQTSPPSSVCPLSTVKSPRTNTTSSTTGANTMPTLTVQEPRKLSYAEVCQKPPKEIAPVPVQPLRELRTNVTSPAKIEENGTHEKTGEKTHEKHEGRVKDFAAFKGSGPPKGGPAGKIREQRRQCGHRSSPQGAPRRIGKEQYGPPRSPKEN; translated from the exons CAGGTAACATCGAAAGGTGCCAGCTTAAATCCTAATGCAAAAGTATGGCAGGAAAGCGTGCAAGGAAACTCAGAAGCGGCACCAGCAACTAATGGCACTGAGCAGTCATGGCAAGAGACAGCAACTGTGCCAAGCAATTGTACAGAGG GTAATGCTGAGGTTGCAGATGATGGTGCTAAGCAGTATGAAGCAATGTATTCATCTTCTGAACTGTCTAGAAACAGTTCAGGGGTTGAGGAAACAGCTGCTAATGGCATGGTTTTGGCACAGGAGGATCTTGGATACCAACTCTATGATGTTTCTG GTGAAAGCAGTACTCTCATTCCTCCAGAAGACCTGAAAGAATGTTTGAAGAAACAACTAGAGTTCTGCTTCTCACG TGAGAATCTATCCAAGGATCTTTACTTGATGTCTCAAATGGACAGTGATCAATTTATTCCAATATGGACAATCGCCAACATGGAAGGAATTAAGAAACTGACAACCAATATGGATCTTATTGTGGAAGTACTGAGAT cTTCTCCTATAGTCCAAGTAgatgagaaaggagaaaaagttaGGCCAAACCACAAACGATGCATTATTATTCTTCGTGAGATCCCTGAAACAACACCAGTGGAG GAAGTAAAGGCactgtttaaaaatgaaagctgTCCCAAAGTGATAAGTTGTGAATTTGCTCACAATAACAACTGGTACATTACATTCCAGTCAGATACTGATGCACAGCAG GCTTTTAAATACTTACGGGAAGAAGTTAAAACCTTTCAGGGCAAGCCAATAATG GCCAGGATAAAAGCCATCAACACATTTTTTGCAAAGAATGGTTACCGGGTGGTGGATTCCAGTGTATACGTTCAACCCGTTCAAACACAAGCACAGTTTGCCTCACCACTGTTTATGCAGCCTGTATATAGTCCTCAGCAGTACTCCATCTACAGTCTTGTGCCTCAGACATGGTCTCCAAACCCTGCACCTTATTTTGAAACACCACTA GCTCCATTTCCCAATGGTGGATTTGTTAATGGCTTCAGCTCACCAGGTTCATACAAGACAAGTGCTGCCGCTTTGAGTATAAGCCGCCCATTCCATAGAAATCG TGTGAAGCCTCATTTTCGTTTGTCGAGCAACTCTGAACACTCAGCGGAAATAACATCCGCAGTCAACACTGTGCCAGTAGGGGATGGACAATTGCACAGAGCCAACTCCAGGAATTTTCAGACAGATCGGCAAGCTAATACATTATCAGGAAATCAAGAGCAAAGCTATTCACTGAAGGATTCTTCTGTCACTCAGATGGAGCAGAATGGTGATTATGGCATGGGCAGAGGAAG GAGGAATATTTTCAGAGGTCGAAGGAGACGGGAAGATGACAGATTTTCA CGACCTCAGCCTTCAGTTGAAACCAAGACGTTGACACCAAAGTTTGACTTACTTGCCTCGAATTTCCCTCCCTTGCCTGGTAGCATGATAAAAACACAAGGAGACCCAGCCTTGGAGAGCCGGATGTCAGACATTGTTAAAGGAATAAGCAAAGAAAAG GAAAACAAAGAGTTGACAGTCAATTGTCTAACATCTACTCAGGAAGAGCAGGGGCAAACTGTTCATCCTGTTGTGAGTGCCAGTTCTCCCTGTGGGATTGATGTTCCTGGATTAAG TGCCACGCAGCCAGACAAGAAGCTAGAAGAGGTCcatgtgcaaaaagaagctgcaagccAGACTTCTCCACCTTCATCGGTATGTCCCCTTAGTACTGTAAAGTCACCTCGGACAAACACCACTTCATCCACAACTGGTGCAAACACAATGCCTACTTTGACAGTACAG GAACCCAGGAAACTCAGTTATGCTGAAGTCTGCCAGAAACCCCCAAAAGAAATAGCTCCAGTTCCTGTTCAGCCACTTAGGGAGCTGCGTACTAATGTAACTTCGCCTGCCAAAATAGAAGAAAATGGCACCCATGAGAAGACTGGAGAGAAGACACATGAGAAACATGAAGGACGGGTGAAGGACTTTGCTGCCTTCAAGGGCAGTGGGCCTCCTAAGGGGGGACCTGCAGGAAAAATCAGGGAACAGAGGCGCCAGTGTGGACATAGGTCTTCTCCTCAGGGAGCGCCTCGGCGTATTGGCAAGGAACAATATGGGCCACCTCGATCACCAAAGGAAAACTGA
- the LARP4 gene encoding la-related protein 4 isoform X8: MYSSSELSRNSSGVEETAANGMVLAQEDLGYQLYDVSGESSTLIPPEDLKECLKKQLEFCFSRENLSKDLYLMSQMDSDQFIPIWTIANMEGIKKLTTNMDLIVEVLRSSPIVQVDEKGEKVRPNHKRCIIILREIPETTPVEEVKALFKNESCPKVISCEFAHNNNWYITFQSDTDAQQAFKYLREEVKTFQGKPIMARIKAINTFFAKNGYRVVDSSVYVQPVQTQAQFASPLFMQPVYSPQQYSIYSLVPQTWSPNPAPYFETPLAPFPNGGFVNGFSSPGSYKTSAAALSISRPFHRNRVKPHFRLSSNSEHSAEITSAVNTVPVGDGQLHRANSRNFQTDRQANTLSGNQEQSYSLKDSSVTQMEQNGDYGMGRGRRNIFRGRRRREDDRFSRPQPSVETKTLTPKFDLLASNFPPLPGSMIKTQGDPALESRMSDIVKGISKEKENKELTVNCLTSTQEEQGQTVHPVVSASSPCGIDVPGLSATQPDKKLEEVHVQKEAASQTSPPSSVCPLSTVKSPRTNTTSSTTGANTMPTLTVQEPRKLSYAEVCQKPPKEIAPVPVQPLRELRTNVTSPAKIEENGTHEKTGEKTHEKHEGRVKDFAAFKGSGPPKGGPAGKIREQRRQCGHRSSPQGAPRRIGKEQYGPPRSPKEN; the protein is encoded by the exons ATGTATTCATCTTCTGAACTGTCTAGAAACAGTTCAGGGGTTGAGGAAACAGCTGCTAATGGCATGGTTTTGGCACAGGAGGATCTTGGATACCAACTCTATGATGTTTCTG GTGAAAGCAGTACTCTCATTCCTCCAGAAGACCTGAAAGAATGTTTGAAGAAACAACTAGAGTTCTGCTTCTCACG TGAGAATCTATCCAAGGATCTTTACTTGATGTCTCAAATGGACAGTGATCAATTTATTCCAATATGGACAATCGCCAACATGGAAGGAATTAAGAAACTGACAACCAATATGGATCTTATTGTGGAAGTACTGAGAT cTTCTCCTATAGTCCAAGTAgatgagaaaggagaaaaagttaGGCCAAACCACAAACGATGCATTATTATTCTTCGTGAGATCCCTGAAACAACACCAGTGGAG GAAGTAAAGGCactgtttaaaaatgaaagctgTCCCAAAGTGATAAGTTGTGAATTTGCTCACAATAACAACTGGTACATTACATTCCAGTCAGATACTGATGCACAGCAG GCTTTTAAATACTTACGGGAAGAAGTTAAAACCTTTCAGGGCAAGCCAATAATG GCCAGGATAAAAGCCATCAACACATTTTTTGCAAAGAATGGTTACCGGGTGGTGGATTCCAGTGTATACGTTCAACCCGTTCAAACACAAGCACAGTTTGCCTCACCACTGTTTATGCAGCCTGTATATAGTCCTCAGCAGTACTCCATCTACAGTCTTGTGCCTCAGACATGGTCTCCAAACCCTGCACCTTATTTTGAAACACCACTA GCTCCATTTCCCAATGGTGGATTTGTTAATGGCTTCAGCTCACCAGGTTCATACAAGACAAGTGCTGCCGCTTTGAGTATAAGCCGCCCATTCCATAGAAATCG TGTGAAGCCTCATTTTCGTTTGTCGAGCAACTCTGAACACTCAGCGGAAATAACATCCGCAGTCAACACTGTGCCAGTAGGGGATGGACAATTGCACAGAGCCAACTCCAGGAATTTTCAGACAGATCGGCAAGCTAATACATTATCAGGAAATCAAGAGCAAAGCTATTCACTGAAGGATTCTTCTGTCACTCAGATGGAGCAGAATGGTGATTATGGCATGGGCAGAGGAAG GAGGAATATTTTCAGAGGTCGAAGGAGACGGGAAGATGACAGATTTTCA CGACCTCAGCCTTCAGTTGAAACCAAGACGTTGACACCAAAGTTTGACTTACTTGCCTCGAATTTCCCTCCCTTGCCTGGTAGCATGATAAAAACACAAGGAGACCCAGCCTTGGAGAGCCGGATGTCAGACATTGTTAAAGGAATAAGCAAAGAAAAG GAAAACAAAGAGTTGACAGTCAATTGTCTAACATCTACTCAGGAAGAGCAGGGGCAAACTGTTCATCCTGTTGTGAGTGCCAGTTCTCCCTGTGGGATTGATGTTCCTGGATTAAG TGCCACGCAGCCAGACAAGAAGCTAGAAGAGGTCcatgtgcaaaaagaagctgcaagccAGACTTCTCCACCTTCATCGGTATGTCCCCTTAGTACTGTAAAGTCACCTCGGACAAACACCACTTCATCCACAACTGGTGCAAACACAATGCCTACTTTGACAGTACAG GAACCCAGGAAACTCAGTTATGCTGAAGTCTGCCAGAAACCCCCAAAAGAAATAGCTCCAGTTCCTGTTCAGCCACTTAGGGAGCTGCGTACTAATGTAACTTCGCCTGCCAAAATAGAAGAAAATGGCACCCATGAGAAGACTGGAGAGAAGACACATGAGAAACATGAAGGACGGGTGAAGGACTTTGCTGCCTTCAAGGGCAGTGGGCCTCCTAAGGGGGGACCTGCAGGAAAAATCAGGGAACAGAGGCGCCAGTGTGGACATAGGTCTTCTCCTCAGGGAGCGCCTCGGCGTATTGGCAAGGAACAATATGGGCCACCTCGATCACCAAAGGAAAACTGA
- the LARP4 gene encoding la-related protein 4 isoform X5 — protein sequence MLLFVEVTSKGASLNPNAKVWQESVQGNSEAAPATNGTEQSWQETATVPSNCTEGNAEVADDGAKQYEAMYSSSELSRNSSGVEETAANGMVLAQEDLGYQLYDVSGESSTLIPPEDLKECLKKQLEFCFSRENLSKDLYLMSQMDSDQFIPIWTIANMEGIKKLTTNMDLIVEVLRSSPIVQVDEKGEKVRPNHKRCIIILREIPETTPVEEVKALFKNESCPKVISCEFAHNNNWYITFQSDTDAQQAFKYLREEVKTFQGKPIMARIKAINTFFAKNGYRVVDSSVYVQPVQTQAQFASPLFMQPVYSPQQYSIYSLVPQTWSPNPAPYFETPLAPFPNGGFVNGFSSPGSYKTSAAALSISRPFHRNRVKPHFRLSSNSEHSAEITSAVNTVPVGDGQLHRANSRNFQTDRQANTLSGNQEQSYSLKDSSVTQMEQNGDYGMGRGRRNIFRGRRRREDDRFSRPQPSVETKTLTPKFDLLASNFPPLPGSMIKTQGDPALESRMSDIVKGISKEKENKELTVNCLTSTQEEQGQTVHPVVSASSPCGIDVPGLSATQPDKKLEEVHVQKEAASQTSPPSSVCPLSTVKSPRTNTTSSTTGANTMPTLTVQEPRKLSYAEVCQKPPKEIAPVPVQPLRELRTNVTSPAKIEENGTHEKTGEKTHEKHEGRVKDFAAFKGSGPPKGGPAGKIREQRRQCGHRSSPQGAPRRIGKEQYGPPRSPKEN from the exons GTAACATCGAAAGGTGCCAGCTTAAATCCTAATGCAAAAGTATGGCAGGAAAGCGTGCAAGGAAACTCAGAAGCGGCACCAGCAACTAATGGCACTGAGCAGTCATGGCAAGAGACAGCAACTGTGCCAAGCAATTGTACAGAGG GTAATGCTGAGGTTGCAGATGATGGTGCTAAGCAGTATGAAGCAATGTATTCATCTTCTGAACTGTCTAGAAACAGTTCAGGGGTTGAGGAAACAGCTGCTAATGGCATGGTTTTGGCACAGGAGGATCTTGGATACCAACTCTATGATGTTTCTG GTGAAAGCAGTACTCTCATTCCTCCAGAAGACCTGAAAGAATGTTTGAAGAAACAACTAGAGTTCTGCTTCTCACG TGAGAATCTATCCAAGGATCTTTACTTGATGTCTCAAATGGACAGTGATCAATTTATTCCAATATGGACAATCGCCAACATGGAAGGAATTAAGAAACTGACAACCAATATGGATCTTATTGTGGAAGTACTGAGAT cTTCTCCTATAGTCCAAGTAgatgagaaaggagaaaaagttaGGCCAAACCACAAACGATGCATTATTATTCTTCGTGAGATCCCTGAAACAACACCAGTGGAG GAAGTAAAGGCactgtttaaaaatgaaagctgTCCCAAAGTGATAAGTTGTGAATTTGCTCACAATAACAACTGGTACATTACATTCCAGTCAGATACTGATGCACAGCAG GCTTTTAAATACTTACGGGAAGAAGTTAAAACCTTTCAGGGCAAGCCAATAATG GCCAGGATAAAAGCCATCAACACATTTTTTGCAAAGAATGGTTACCGGGTGGTGGATTCCAGTGTATACGTTCAACCCGTTCAAACACAAGCACAGTTTGCCTCACCACTGTTTATGCAGCCTGTATATAGTCCTCAGCAGTACTCCATCTACAGTCTTGTGCCTCAGACATGGTCTCCAAACCCTGCACCTTATTTTGAAACACCACTA GCTCCATTTCCCAATGGTGGATTTGTTAATGGCTTCAGCTCACCAGGTTCATACAAGACAAGTGCTGCCGCTTTGAGTATAAGCCGCCCATTCCATAGAAATCG TGTGAAGCCTCATTTTCGTTTGTCGAGCAACTCTGAACACTCAGCGGAAATAACATCCGCAGTCAACACTGTGCCAGTAGGGGATGGACAATTGCACAGAGCCAACTCCAGGAATTTTCAGACAGATCGGCAAGCTAATACATTATCAGGAAATCAAGAGCAAAGCTATTCACTGAAGGATTCTTCTGTCACTCAGATGGAGCAGAATGGTGATTATGGCATGGGCAGAGGAAG GAGGAATATTTTCAGAGGTCGAAGGAGACGGGAAGATGACAGATTTTCA CGACCTCAGCCTTCAGTTGAAACCAAGACGTTGACACCAAAGTTTGACTTACTTGCCTCGAATTTCCCTCCCTTGCCTGGTAGCATGATAAAAACACAAGGAGACCCAGCCTTGGAGAGCCGGATGTCAGACATTGTTAAAGGAATAAGCAAAGAAAAG GAAAACAAAGAGTTGACAGTCAATTGTCTAACATCTACTCAGGAAGAGCAGGGGCAAACTGTTCATCCTGTTGTGAGTGCCAGTTCTCCCTGTGGGATTGATGTTCCTGGATTAAG TGCCACGCAGCCAGACAAGAAGCTAGAAGAGGTCcatgtgcaaaaagaagctgcaagccAGACTTCTCCACCTTCATCGGTATGTCCCCTTAGTACTGTAAAGTCACCTCGGACAAACACCACTTCATCCACAACTGGTGCAAACACAATGCCTACTTTGACAGTACAG GAACCCAGGAAACTCAGTTATGCTGAAGTCTGCCAGAAACCCCCAAAAGAAATAGCTCCAGTTCCTGTTCAGCCACTTAGGGAGCTGCGTACTAATGTAACTTCGCCTGCCAAAATAGAAGAAAATGGCACCCATGAGAAGACTGGAGAGAAGACACATGAGAAACATGAAGGACGGGTGAAGGACTTTGCTGCCTTCAAGGGCAGTGGGCCTCCTAAGGGGGGACCTGCAGGAAAAATCAGGGAACAGAGGCGCCAGTGTGGACATAGGTCTTCTCCTCAGGGAGCGCCTCGGCGTATTGGCAAGGAACAATATGGGCCACCTCGATCACCAAAGGAAAACTGA